In the genome of Epinephelus lanceolatus isolate andai-2023 chromosome 18, ASM4190304v1, whole genome shotgun sequence, one region contains:
- the LOC144458674 gene encoding uncharacterized protein LOC144458674, translating into MELAGDHNRGQAMGRGRQGRHGGQRIGRGHAPLLRGGHEPHFRGVGERGRGHGHRPRQQQQRVSNEIRAIVVAHVVNHGMTMTEAARMIQPNLRRSTVASIIRTFRTGKIETRPNSGGRGKILTDEQERAVVNLVRARNDIRLSDIRQHILDNDDIFNNVEAISLPTIARVLKRHQVSLKQLYRVPFERNAERVKQLRTEYVQVPPCSRGASMVSGPSTIHHPVLTPYSSFLNPIEEFFSTWRWKVYDRRPHEQVTPVLAMDAMTSQQTSVRPGFAK; encoded by the exons ATGGAGCTGGCAGGTGATCACAACAGAGGTCAAGCAATGGGAAGAGGAAGACAAGGAAGACATGGTGGTCAAAGGATTGGCAGGGGTCACGCACCCCTTCTGAGAG GTGGTCATGAGCCTCATTTTAGAGGTGTGGGGGAACGTGGTAGAGGACATGGCCACAGACCAAGACAGCAACAGCAAAGAGTGTCCAATGAAATCCGGGCAATAGTTGTAGCCCATGTTGTAAATCATGGCATGACAATGACTGAGGCAGCTAGAATGATTCAACCAAACCTCAGAAGATCAACTGTGGCGTCAATCATCAGAACTTTCAGAACCGGTAA AATTGAGACTAGGCCAAATAGTGGAGGCAGAGGCAAAATTCTGACCGATGAACAAGAGCGTGCTGTGGTCAATTTGGTCCGGGCCAGAAATGATATTCGCCTTTCAGACATTCGGCAGCACATCTTGGACAATGATGACATTTTCAACAATGTGGAAGCCATAAGTTTGCCTACTATTGCACGCGTGCTGAAAAGGCACCAGGTGTCTCTAAAACAGCTATACCGTGTGCCTTTTGAAAGAAATGCAGAGAGAGTGAAGCAGCTGAGGACTGAGTATGTTCAG GTTCCACCATGCTCAAGAGGTGCAAGCATGGTTTCAGGCCCATCCACAATTCACCACCCTGTACTTACCCCATACTCCTCTTTCCTTAACCCGATTGAGGAATTTTTCTCCACATGGAGGTGGAAGGTGTATGACAGGCGCCCACACGAACAAGTCACCCCTGTCCTGGCCATGGATGCAATGACATCACAGCAGACCAGTGTCAGACCTGGATTCGCCAAATGA